GGGTGAAATGTCGGCGCTGCAGCCCGTGTCGCGGCAAACGTAACCCGCACGGAGGGACCTCGATCTCCCCCGTCACGGGTGAACGTCTCCCGGGTATCCGGCGGCGCCAGCTACAGGTGGCGCCGCCGGCGGCAACATCGCAGCCGTACGAGCGGCCTTGGCCTTCGCATTGAGCCACGACAGCAATGCCGCAATCGCCGCTCCAAGCAGTAGGTAGATCAGCGTCGCGAACAACAGTGACGTGTCCAGGACGGATTGCCCCGAAATCTCAACTGGCGGGAAAATTCCACGGAATGGTCGCATCGCAAACTGAGCATTGCGATACACCCACATCGTGAAGGCCGC
The sequence above is a segment of the Cumulibacter soli genome. Coding sequences within it:
- a CDS encoding YggT family protein; translated protein: MTNPYVGQHPTGNPNSYSSRPQGTSATDASKRSTGDIPVVLAIAKVAAWMAYIFVIINTVLLSLAFVLRLFGASTDAAFTMWVYRNAQFAMRPFRGIFPPVEISGQSVLDTSLLFATLIYLLLGAAIAALLSWLNAKAKAARTAAMLPPAAPPVAGAAGYPGDVHP